A stretch of Podospora bellae-mahoneyi strain CBS 112042 chromosome 5, whole genome shotgun sequence DNA encodes these proteins:
- a CDS encoding hypothetical protein (EggNog:ENOG503P7N3) — translation MSAVPKHSTARLFQTALQRWPKDPLRPDCQLQDVLAKRLTKGPLAPTLIKGLSQEQADLRQTNALFSLTENRYKNKYRVPESFLKPKFNPNYYSDILKELNEAPTRSYFQRVAKRVQGMFRLE, via the exons ATGTCTGCTGTTCCCAAGCAC AGCACAGCCAGGTTATTCCAGACTGCCCTGCAGCGCTGGCCCAAAGATCCCCTCCGTCCCGACTGCCAGCTTCAAGATGTCCTTGCCAAGCGGCTCACCAAAGGTCCTCTTGCGCCAACCCTGATCAAGGGATTGAGCCAAGAGCAGGCAGACCTGAGGCAAACCAATgcgctcttctccctcaccgaGAATCGTTACAAGAACAAG TATCGTGTTCCGGAATCCTTCCTCAAACCCAAGTTCAACCCCAACTACTACAGCGACATCCTGAAAGAGCTCAATGAGGCACCCACACGTTCTTATTTCCAGAGGGTAGCCAAGAGGGTCCAGGGTATGTTCCGCCTGGAATGA
- a CDS encoding hypothetical protein (COG:O; EggNog:ENOG503NW1W) — MTSRYERVNTRDEEDHHTPVSNAPRPTYPIPNSPPPSFHSRASSIIGRDNGNRQNQDLDDAFGSDDEDAWDDEPDDRQRLVRDNTTPSASDAASITPAMTATTTTTAQTSAQASQPSRPVGQAPTTTRVYGGGIQSDGVFSNLAAKPERGEPEKEELPPSYEQAAADSAPPYWETTVLAPGLGGFDDVFIDGMPVGSIFSFLWNGFISMTLLVGFLLCYLLHTTHAAKNGAKAGLGIQLIQYGFMMQSAPPSGGRYDDDPTADSGFINPMDPNAHDFDPDNVQDQNGGGVDDFTGADWVSYLMMIIGWFVLIRAVSDYLKARRHEQLVLQSPDRGLGIPVIATGERPDTVV, encoded by the exons ATGACGAGTCGGTACGAGCGG GTGAACACCCGCGACGAAGAAGATCACCACACACCTGTCTCCAATGCGCCAAGGCCGACATATCCTATCCCAAactcgccaccaccatcttttcACTCGAGAGCATCGTCGATAATCGGCAGAGACAACGGGAACCGCCAGAACCAGGATCTTGACGACGCATTTGGAagcgacgatgaggatgccTGGGATGACGAGCCGGATGATCGGCAGAGGCTGGTGCGCGACAATACAACACCAAGTGCGAGCGACGCAGCCTCGATAACACCAGCGatgacggcgacgacgacgacgacggcacAGACGAGTGCACAAGCTTCGCAACCGTCGAGGCCAGTTGGGCAGGCACCGACAACGACGAGGGTGTACGGCGGCGGAATCCAGTCGGATGGCGTCTTTTCTAACTTGGCGGCCAAGCCAGAGAGGGGAGAACCAGAGAAGGAAGAACTTCCACCT TCCTACGAACAGGCAGCAGCTGATTCTGCGCCCCCTTACTGGGAAACCACAGTCCTCGCCCCAGGGCTGGGCGGCTTTGACGACGTGTTTATCGACGGAATGCCGGTCGGTTCGatcttcagcttcttgtgGAACGGATTCATCTCGATGACCCTTCTCGTCGGTTTCCTGCTCTGCTATCTTCTACACACCACTCACGCGGCCAAAAACGGAGCGAAGGCCGGCTTGGGCATCCAACTCATTCAGTACGGCTTCATGATGCAGAGCGCACCACCATCTGGAGGCAGGTATGATGATGACCCGACTGCTGACAGCGGATTCATCAACCCTATGGACCCGAACGCGCATGACTTTGACCCCGATAATGTGCAAGATCAGAACGGCGGTGGTGTAGACGATTTTACAGGCGCCGATTGGGTGTCGTACCTTATGATGATTATCGGTTGGTTTGTTCTCATTCGGGCTGTCAGCGACTACCTGAAGGCGAGGAGACATGAGCAGCTTGTGCTTCAGAGCCCTGACCGGGGTCTCGGTATTCCTGTTATTGCCACGGGCGAGCGTCCCGACACCGTCGTGTag
- a CDS encoding hypothetical protein (EggNog:ENOG503P13J; COG:O): protein MAWRSSGTSNSELVENLWRNEMITHPEVKSAFLKVDRAHYAPRSPYEDCPQPIGHHATISAPHMHASAVEHLLPFIMPGEEKPAPRVLDIGSGSGYLTHVLAELVGERGRVVGVEHIEPLKELGERNMKKSREGRELIEGGRVRFRVGDGRKGWRDEEEEGRKSWDAIHVGAAAVKVHEELLEQLASPGRMFIPVDDEDDPQGWGQHIWCVDKDEKGEVKKRKLFGVRYVPLTDAPKA, encoded by the coding sequence ATGGCCTGGCGCAGCTCGGGCACCTCCAACAGCGAGCTGGTCGAGAACCTCTGGCGCAACGAGATGATCACCCACCCCGAGGTGAAATCCGCTTTTTTAAAAGTCGACCGCGCGCATTATGCTCCCAGGTCCCCATATGAAGACTGTCCTCAACCTATAGGGCACCACGCTACTATTTCAGCGCCGCACATGCACGCCTCTGCGGTGGAGCACTTGCTGCCGTTTATAATGCCGGGCGAGGAGAAGCCGGCGCCGAGGGTGCTAGATATAGGGAGCGGATCGGGGTATTTGACTCATGTGCTTGCCGAgctggtgggggagagggggagggtggtgggggtggagcATATTGAGCCGTTGAAGGAGCTGGGGGAGAGGAATATGAAGAAgtcgagggaggggagggagttgattgagggggggagggttaggtttagggttggggatgggaggaaggggtggagggatgaggaggaagaggggaggaagagttggGATGCGATTCATgtgggggcggcggcggtgaagGTGCATGAGGAGTTGCTGGAGCAGTTGGCTAGTCCGGGGAGGATGTTTATTcctgtggatgatgaggatgatcCGCAGGGGTGGGGACAGCATATTTGGTGTGTGGAtaaggatgagaagggggaggtgaaaaAGAGGAAGTTGTTTGGGGTTAGGTATGTGCCTTTGACGGATGCACCGAAGGCTTGA
- the PTR2_1 gene encoding peptide transporter ptr2 (COG:E; EggNog:ENOG503NVVT), which translates to MADSATTAATCMAPVRDVPKKSTGITTLPKYEPSSEQVRETVNGLVLPTEEEKRTLRRVAGKMPNTCYLLCAVEFAERASYYGCNQVYKNFIRAPLPPDGNGTGATAPGSLYTAGALGQGSVIASAMTEAFKMMAYTLPVLFGWMADAKYGRFKMVCWGVGICGVAHVMMVLSSLPPVLMAGKAMVPFALSLYMLAIGAAQFKPNISPMVMDQSPHKVAHVIEQNGERVIVDPEASINSVMLWFYLLINIGACFGVPTTYLAKLVGYWAAYLIPTILYLMLPPLLWYLNPRLIKQQAGGSDLGNVFKVLGDCLRHGGITSIGRSGFWNQGKPSVRLAAGSTKHYGYDDNFVDDVRRTFQACGIFAFTPIYYINGSGIGAAANALSASLDTKGLPNDLLDNLNSISIVIMVPVMNHLVYPFLQKRGISWGPISRMTFGFALCTVGSSGFAILQYYAYKTSPCGFNATTCADILPEGSVTVSQVSYLWYSIPVIVNAISEIFVNVTSYGIAYSRSPKNMKGLVSSLNLMMVGVSAAVGLASAPAIKDPNLIWVFAGPTMVGAVMTVLFYFTFQHIDKEEFVLNTGVELDGLDAEEKQGNGVFGEKDRV; encoded by the exons ATGG CGGATAGCGCCACGACAGCTGCCACCTGTATGGCCCCGGTCCGAGACGTACCCAAGAAGTCAACCGGGATCACAACACTCCCCAAATATGAGCCCTCTTCGGAACAGGTCAGAGAGACGGTCAACGGCCTGGTGCTAcccaccgaggaggagaagcggaCCTTGCGTCGCGTTGCCGGGAAGATGCCCAACACCTGCTACCTGCTCTGCGCTGTCGAATTCGCCGAACGCGCCTCTTACTACGGCTGCAATCAAGTCTACAAGAACTTCATCCGCGCGCCTCTTCCCCCTGATGGAAACGGCACTGGTGCCACGGCCCCTGGTTCGCTGTACACCGCCGGTGCGCTTGGTCAGGGTTCTGTTATTGCCAGCGCCATGACCGAGGCCTTCAAGATGATGGCCTACACTCTGCCGGTGCTGTTCGGTTGGATGGCTGATGCCAAGTATGGCCGGTTCAAGATGGTTTGCTGGGGCGTGGGCATCTGCGGTGTCGCCCATGTCATGATGGTTTTGTCCTCACTCCCACCTGTTCTCATGGCGGGCAAGGCTATGGTCCCGTTTGCCCTGTCTTTGTACATGTTGGCCATCGGAGCTG CCCAGTTCAAACCCAACATCTCCCCAATGGTCATGGATCAAAGTCCACACAAGGTCGCACATGTGATTGAGCAGAACGGCGAGAGGGTCATCGTGGACCCCGAGGCTTCTATTAACAGCGTCATGCTGTGGTTCTATCTCCTGATCAACATTGGTGCTTGCTTCGGTGTTCCCACCACCTACCTCGCCAAGCTGGTCGGTTACTGGGCTGCGTACTTGATTCCCACAATCTTGTACCTGATGCTTCCCCCGCTCCTGTGGTACCTCAACCCCAGGCTCATCAAGCAACAGGCCGGCGGTTCGGATCTAGGCAACGTGTTCAAGGTCTTGGGCGACTGCCTTCGCCATGGTGGTATCACCAGTATCGGGCGTAGCGGGTTCTGGAACCAAGGCAAGCCAAGTGTgcgtcttgctgctggcagCACAAAGCATTATGGGTATGACGACAACTTCGTGGACGACGTCCGTCGAACATTCCAGGCCTGCGGTATCTTTGCCTTTACGCCAATATACTACATCAACGGTAGTGGCATTGGCGCCGCAGCCAATGCCTTGTCTGCCAGTCTGGATACTAAGGGTCTTCCGAATGATCTGCTGGACAATCTCAATTCCATTAGTATTGTAATCA TGGTGCCGGTGATGAATCATCTCGTCTATCCCTTCCTGCAAAAGCGCGGAATTTCATGGGGGCCTATCAGCCGCATGACGTTTGGTTTCGCTCTCTGCACCGTGGGATCATCGGgcttcgccatcctccagtATTACGCCTACAAGACATCGCCGTGCGGGTTCAACGCCACGACATGCGCAGACATTCTCCCTGAGGGCTCGGTAACAGTCTCCCAGGTCTCATACCTGTGGTATTCCATCCCTGTCATCGTGAACGCCATCTCGGAGATCTTTGTCAATGTCACGTCGTATGGCATTGCGTACAGCCGGTCGCCCAAGAACATGAAGGGTCTCGTTTCGAGTCTCAACCTGATGATGGTTGGTGTGTCGGCAGCTGTTGGGTTGGCGTCTGCGCCTGCGATCAAGGACCCGAACCTGATTTGGGTGTTTGCTGGTCCGACCATGGTTGGGGCTGTGATGACGGTGCTTTTCTACTTTACCTTTCAGCACATTGATAAGGAGGAGTTTGTGCTCAACACGGGGGTTGAGCTGGATGGTCtggatgccgaggagaagcaggGGAATGGTGTGTTTGGTGAGAAGGACAGGGTTTGA
- a CDS encoding hypothetical protein (EggNog:ENOG502S3YY) produces the protein MASNSGYPRSNARRQSGNGNRGWMWQNRPSNSSNNGRDDEEDDCPPRPNNNKTYVSLISDDEDEEEEEGKAASQKRNVSYVDTPNKSPATKRVASSSVSRTDRTPFAAASTALPASGFWTPPAPFHQNDTVTQLAARVHETQDENEKLRVRMAKFGMITAEKDAEIASLRAIIEENRQTAAKNSSTGIGPVQQNPNGQQQASQGPAKPCTSCGGTDTLKREIADFTVNLAKARSTVVHQHDEIKELREEVKTNKAALVEERAAVAQHKISIDQLTLNLEAEQATVKNLHTTVAENQVTTDNLNQQLAAQSQELASKNQELDAQRQWCSTQGTELSEARATIADLKSQLAYKQHELEVARSQSEEDKTSMAELNTAIEDFKKQVANGQASLDNARTTLFVNGTIMQDLKDQVVATSEGDSSGGANKDNNKLSDLEAESLRVRLKDSEHEMETLKQRLDKAEKECEGLRINYHKDQQETENFGSNLRSLWEKENEANASVEGLEEELARQQRQLVESEAELRQQQERVGECEAKLEQQRQAFNQEKEMMETVIASLEDEFTRLRSEAAPEMETLKATLQSVNEQLSRVQSERDEAVKNANGHRDMYQRQAGKLESSKKASDMSRAYVTSLKNQLATKGEQIAHLEEKVKDLEVELAACQNWAIEGEAQRVQAQEELQRHKAQDDKNLETIKQHEATIIQLDTEVAGQSQTIQTMQATIAELQAQLHPGNGPGNQAAIQAHIAHLESQIQQKDMELASAKEQLDRLFNQYNDLTPERAKLAENNKTLSAHMNKLGAERDQALHILEATKAALLQAEDDADFFRRREKALEEGGDPEFAHMESEWAPKLRDAKAQHEEASRELEICRQKVEELQIQLQTVSRQKNETLQQLESTRGQLAKFQLTVEDLNSQLSKAAEGCMDPAVLSSLMEAGSTIDPVVKDMLQKAREIQSAGDIPRKDGNGVSSMEPTADVAIVLPMALRAEPFPDCKLKSLKKEGLYKMIRDLEAEHERIDDAIRALIMRVRAEKIKTAALEKELRVWKAISTTKDMLIDQATSRLLGSPHGAEIKDHADFGFDLDFNERSPKPELDVEMIDVMPPRKSLVMTFGPTRKGYQCWKGDELPGYDRLDVDASKQDRLGYLTGKGKSIFKYLEDRGCPPHPEVLGPSPGPIMVSAPHSEASMNIDDEETGSRYTASETASSPLRPLAPSLRLSSSHPSPASLPPVELGVARRGGASSIHYEPTSTPSSTQSYTSAVYPAPTSTPSHRGFPRGRYTASRFRPSSAPAFAGPSYPPRRTSAPTSTPQSWAAGDFVEQDDIDMEVLGSGFTMESIEQPEELKPEPPTNKGKGKERAGSGPAEGYGVD, from the exons ATGGCAAGCAACTCGGGCTACCCGCGGAGTAACGCCCGCCGACAAAGTGGAAATGGAAACCGCGGATGGATGTGGCAGAACAGGccctccaacagcagcaacaacggccgcgatgacgaggaagatgattgCCCCCCTCGACCCAACAACAATAAAACCTATGTCTCGCTCATttccgacgacgaagacgaggaggaggaggaaggtaAGGCCGCTTCCCAGAAAAGAAACGTTAGTTACGTCGACACCCCCAACAAGAGTCCAGCCACGAAGAGAGTTGCTTCCTCGTCTGTTTCCCGGACCGATCGAACTccctttgctgctgccagcaCTGCACTTCCTGCCAGTGGTTTTTGGACCCCTCCTGCCCCGTTTCACCAGAACGACACAGTTACCCAGCTGGCTGCACGGGTACATGAGACGCAAGATGAAAATGAgaagttgagggtgaggatggctAAATTCGGGATGATCACGGCGGAGAAGGATGCAGAGATAGCCTCGCTCCGCGCGATCATTGAAGAGAACCGGCAAACGGCCGCGAAGAATTCTTCAACTGGTATCGGGCCGGTCCAGCAAAATCCCAacgggcagcagcaagcttcGCAAGGACCAGCTAAGCCATGCACCAGCTGCGGTGGTACCGACACGCTCAAGCGAGAGATCGCCGACTTCACAGTCAATCTCGCCAAGGCGAGGAGCACTGTCGTCCACCAGCACGACGAGATCAAGGAACTCAGGGAGGAAGTCAAGACGAACAAGGCAGCTCTCGTTGAGGAGCGTGCTGCGGTAGCCCAGCACAAGATTAGTATCGACCAGCTTACTCTCAACCTGGAGGCTGAGCAAGCGACTGTCAAGAATCTCCACACGACCGTAGCCGAGAATCAGGTTACCACCGACAATTTGAACCAGCAGCTCGCCGCACAGAGTCAGGAGCTTGCCTCGAAAAACCAAGAGCTGGATGCGCAGCGCCAATGGTGCTCTACCCAGGGCACAGAGCTTTCTGAAGCCCGAGCTACCATTGCGGATCTCAAGAGTCAACTCGCCTACAAACAACACGAGCTGGAAGTCGCCCGATCACAATCGGAGGAAGACAAGACATCCATGGCTGAGCTCAACACTGCCATTGAAGACTTCAAAAAGCAAGTGGCTAACGGTCAGGCGTCCCTCGACAATGCTcgcaccaccctcttcgtcAACGGCACAATTATGCAGGATCTGAAAGACCAGGTCGTCGCTACCAGCGAGGGCGACAGCTCTGGAGGCGcaaacaaggacaacaacaagctttcGGACCTTGAGGCAGAGTCACTGAGGGTCAGACTTAAAGACTCTGAGCACGAGATGGAGACTCTGAAGCAACGGCTcgacaaggctgagaaggagtgCGAGGGGCTCCGGATTAATTACCACAAAGACCAGCAAGAAACGGAGAATTTTGGAAGTAATCTCAGGTCTTtatgggagaaggagaatgaGGCCAACGCAAGCGTCGaaggtttggaggaggaactGGCTCGTCAACAGCGGCAACTTGTTGAGTCAGAGGCTGAGTTgagacagcagcaagagaggGTTGGTGAGTGTGAAGCGAAACTTGAACAACAGAGACAAGCCTTTAATCAAGAAAAGGAAATGATGGAGACCGTGATCGCGAGTCTCGAAGACGAGTTTACCCGCCTCAGGTCTGAAGCAGCACCCGAGATGGAGACACTGAAAGCCACTCTCCAGAGCGTCAATGAGCAGCTTTCTCGCGTTCAGTCAGAGAGAGACGAGGCTGTCAAAAATGCGAATGGGCACAGAGACATGTACCAACGCCAGGCTGGCAAGCTTGAGTCGTCAAAAAAGGCATCTGACATGTCTCGCGCTTACGTCACATCGCTCAAGAACCAACTCGCCACCAAGGGTGAGCAAATCGCCCATCTCGAAGAGAAAGTCAAGGATCTCGAAGTTGAACTCGCCGCCTGCCAAAACTGGGCGATTGAGGGCGAGGCGCAGAGGGTGCAAGCGCAGGAGGAGCTTCAGAGGCACAAGGCGCAGGATGACAAGAATCTGGAGACGATCAAGCAGCATGAGGCAACCATTATCCAGCTCGACACAGAAGTGGCTGGTCAGTCACAAACCATACAGACAATGCAAGCAACCATTGCCGAGCTCCAAGCCCAGCTACATCCCGGCAATGGACCCGGCAACCAAGCCGCTATCCAAGCCCATATCGCCCATCTCGAGAGTCAGATCCAGCAGAAAGATATGGAGTTGGCCTCAGCCAAGGAGCAACTCGACCGGCTTTTCAACCAGTACAACGACCTCACCCCCGAGCGGGCGAAACTGGCGGAGAATAACAAGACATTGTCCGCGCATATGAACAAGTTAGGCGCGGAAAGGGACCAGGCGTTGCATATTCTCGAAGCAACCAAGGCCGCACTGCTTCAGGCTGAAGACGACGCCGACTTTTTCAGAAGACGGGAGAAGGCCCTTGAGGAAGGGGGCGACCCTGAATTTGCGCACATGGAGAGCGAATGGGCGCCTAAACTTAGGGATGCCAAGGCTCAACATGAGGAGGCATCCAGGGAGTTGGAGATATGTCGGCAGAAGGTTGAGGAGTTGCAGATACAGTTACAGACTGTCTCTCGGCAAAAGAACGAGACACTCCAGCAACTGGAATCCACCAGAGGGCAGTTGGCTAAGTTTCAGCTCACCGTGGAAGACCTGAACAGCCAGTTGTCCAAGGCAGCGGAGGGCTGCATGGACCCAGCCGTGTTGTCCAGCTTGATGGAAGCGGGGAGCACGATCGACCCAGTGGTCAAAGACATGCTGCAAAAAGCCAGAGAGATCCAGTCCGCTGGTGACATCCCCAGAAAAGATGGAAATGGAGTTTCTTCCAT GGAACCCACTGCAGATGTGGCCATAGTACTCCCCATGGCTCTCCGAGCTGAGCCGTTTCCAGATTGCAAACTCAAGTCTCTGAAGAAAGAAGGCCTCTACAAGATGATTAGAGACCTAGAAGCAGAGCACGAGAGGATTGATGACGCGATCCGGGCTCTCATCATGCGTGTCAGGGCTGAAAAGATCAAAACGGCGGCGCTAGAGAAGGAGCTGAGGGTGTGGAAGGCGATCTCAACGACAAAGGACATGCTGATTGACCAAGCTACGTCGCGGCTTCTTGGTTCCCCTCATGGAGCGGAGATCAAGGATCATGCCGACTTTGGCTTCGACCTCGACTTTAACGAGCGGTCCCCGAAACCGGAACTCGACGTAGAAATGATAGATGTCATGCCTCCTCGAAAGTCGTTGGTCATGACATTTGGCCCAACCCGGAAGGGGTACCAGTGCTGGAAGGGCGACGAGCTCCCTGGCTACGATCGTTTGGACGTCGACGCCAGCAAACAGGACCGGCTCGGATACTTGACCGGCAAGGGGAAAAGTATCTTCAAGTACCTCGAGGATCGTGGTTGCCCTCCGCATCCAGAGGTTCTTGGTCCGTCTCCTGGACCTATAATGGTCTCGGCTCCTCACTCTGAGGCCAGCATGAACATTGACGACGAAGAAACCGGCTCGCGCTACACCGCCAGTGAAACAGCCTCCTCTCCGCTCCGACCATTGGCACCTTCGTTACGTTTGTCAAGCTctcacccctccccagcttcgCTACCACCTGTGGAATTGGGCGTTGCTCGCCGCGGTGGTGCTTCCTCCATCCATTATGAGCCAACAAGCACCCCGAGCAGCACCCAATCCTACACCAGCGCCGTGTACCCTGCCCCGACCTCTACTCCATCCCATCGAGGGTTTCCAAGAGGGAGATACACCGCCAGCAGGTTCAGACCATCCTCCGCTCCGGCGTTCGCCGGACCAAGCTATCCTCCCCGTCGCACGTCTGCGCCCACTAGCACTCCTCAGAGTTGGGCTGCTGGTGATTTTGTCGAGCAAGACGACATCGATATGGAGGTCTTGGGGTCGGGCTTTACCATGGAGAGTATCGAACAGCCCGAGGAGCTAAAGCCAGAGCCTCCGACGAacaaggggaaagggaaggagagggcggggTCCGGACCGGCAGAGGGGTATGGGGTTGATTAA
- a CDS encoding hypothetical protein (EggNog:ENOG503NVT1; COG:I), with translation MPIDFHLSASQEGTYQAARSLARNLLMPARQTYLQHPPNSPLRFQSTQPTYAAAVSAGILKGQISPAHGGTGGTLIESAILVEECYSIEPSAALTIFATGLGLTPINLAAGPQHAEFLAPFLSGEGSPLASLVFSEPGGVANALEKGAPGFQTTARLEGDEWVINGEKMWATNCAGWDFKGCDLACVVCRDATTPLEEGQDPENKVMIVLVTRADLDRNGEGSFEVLRHVATPGHTSVSGPHVRYTNVRVPTKNVLCPAGQGAKVAFGAFDGSAVLVGAMGVGLMRAAFDAALKFAKEDNRGGAVPLLERQAFADLLSGVKIQTEAARALTWKAAHAMENGPGDYDARRELALAAKVFCSEAAVKACTDVINAVGISAYDLQRPFSDLLNTAVVLPIFDGGNVGIRRRHLQQLMLKPTYDAWSSTYGSLP, from the exons ATGCCCATTGACTTCCACCTGTCCGCTTCCCAGGAGGGAACTTATCAAGCTGCCCGGTCTTTGGCCCGCAATTTGCTGATGCCAGCCCGGCAAACCTatcttcaacacccacccaacTCCCCTCTACGCTTCCAATCAACACAACCCACTTATGCCGCCGCGGTTTCTGCGGGGATTCTCAAGGGCCAAATCTCCCCTGCTCATGGAGGCACTGGCGGCACCCTCATTGAATCCGCTATCCTAGTAGAAGAATGCTACTCCATCGAACCTTCCGCCGCCCTCACCATCTTCGCCACTGGTCTCGGCCTCAcacccatcaacctcgcTGCTGGACCTCAGCACGCAGAATTCCTTGCCCCTTTCCTCAGTGGTGAAGGTAGCCCCCTTGCGTCTCTGGTCTTTTCCGAACCAGGTGGCGTAGCCAATGCTCTTGAAAAGGGCGCGCCAGGTTTCCAAACAACCGCCCGACTGGAAGGAGATGAGTGGGTCATCAACGGAGAAAAGATGTGGGCTACTAACTGCGCAGGCTGGGATTTCAAGGGGTGTGATCTTGCTTGTGTCGTTTGCAGAGATGCTACTACTCCGTtggaagaaggacaagatcCAGAAAACAAGGTGATGATCGTTTTGGTCACGAGGGCTGATTTGGATAGGAATGGAGAGGGAAGCTTTGAAGTGTTGAGACATGTGGCTACACCGGGACATACGAGTGTATCGGGACCTCACGTAAGGTATACTAATGTCAGAGTTCCGACGAAAAATGTACTTTGTCCGGCCGGACAGGGAGCAAAGGTAGCGTTTGGAGCCTTTGATGGGAGCgctgttttggtgggggCAATGGGGGTTGGCTTGATGAGGGCTGCTTTTGATGCTGCGCTAAAATTTGCCAAGGAGGACAACAGAGGAGGGGCAGTGCCACTGCTGGAGAGGCAGGCTTTTGCGGATCTGTTGAGCGGGGTAAAGATACAGACTGAAGCTGCGAGAGCACTGACATGGAAGGCTGCTCACGCTATGGAGAATGGACCGGGTGACTATGATGCCAGGAGGGAGCTGGCTCTGGCGGCCAAGGTGTTTTGCAGTGAGGCGGCTGTTAAGGCTTGTACGGATGTGATCAATGCAGTCGGGAT CTCGGCATACGACCTCCAAAGGCCATTCTCGGACCTCCTGAACACAGCTGTGGTGTTGCCGATCTTTGATGGTGGAAATGTTGGAATCCGTAGGCGCCATTT ACAGCAGTTAATGCTGAAACCAACATACGATGCCTGGTCATCAACGTATGGTAGTTTGCCTTGA